Proteins co-encoded in one Salvia splendens isolate huo1 chromosome 4, SspV2, whole genome shotgun sequence genomic window:
- the LOC121799114 gene encoding dof zinc finger protein DOF3.1-like, with protein sequence MQDPSLYSQIKAQSQPQFPEQEHLKCPRCDSTNTKFCYYNNYNLSQPRHFCKNCRRYWTKGGALRNIPVGGGSRKNSKRAASSSSTSAAVAKRAPSAAVSSPANESKSETTEPPPPKGENFAGQFGNFLEAGGEFVSLLGSGGGHFGNLLDGLGASGSGLQMTGQFGDPGSGQNVESGVISNNADGFLSIHGGEGGGGGGGESGCWGGGGNGWPDLAIYTPGSTFL encoded by the coding sequence atgcaagatCCATCTCTATATTCACAGATCAAAGCGCAATCACAGCCTCAATTTCCAGAGCAAGAACACCTGAAATGCCCTCGCTGCGATTCCACAAACACCAAATTCTGCTACTACAACAATTACAATCTCTCCCAGCCTCGCCACTTCTGCAAGAACTGCCGCCGCTACTGGACCAAAGGCGGCGCCTTGCGCAACATCCCCGTCGGCGGCGGCTCCAGAAAGAACTCCAAGcgcgccgcctcctcctcttccaccTCCGCCGCAGTCGCAAAACGCGCCCCCTCCGCCGCCGTATCATCGCCGGCGAATGAGAGCAAGAGCGAAACCACcgagccgccgccgccgaagGGGGAGAATTTCGCGGGGCAGTTTGGGAATTTTCTGGAGGCGGGCGGCGAATTCGTCTCTCTCTTGGGCTCCGGTGGGGGGCATTTCGGTAATTTACTAGACGGGTTGGGGGCGAGCGGTTCCGGGTTGCAGATGACGGGTCAGTTTGGCGATCCGGGTTCGGGTCAGAATGTGGAGAGTGGTGTTATTAGCAACAATGCCGATGGATTCTTGAGCATCCACGGCGgagaaggcggcggcggcggcggaggagagaGTGGTTGTTGGGGTGGTGGAGGGAATGGTTGGCCTGATCTTGCTATTTACACACCTGGATCGACTTTTCTGTAG
- the LOC121799833 gene encoding protein FAR-RED IMPAIRED RESPONSE 1-like: MGDAPRIIITDQDWGMRLAIEKVLSDTRHRLCMWHIMSKLFKKIPKSISNREQFSKEFKACVWSELLDPEEFDILWTGIVEKYGMEDHKWFKDMFAVRHMWIPAYFRDVPMGSLMRTTSFSESENSFFKRYSKPLFNFADFTLQYNNAIDAQRNQTERLDYYDSVISPKYATDLAFEKQLASVYTDMMFRVVQELISEADKSCQMISMSTLENIEVFKVSDARKKTFTVTHEKETESFDCECKLFERCGYLCSHLFFVLRNKDVNNIPEKYVGNRWLKSDLLKAVHGLTSDESALGKGSNEDDKLQIGNRCHGRYFGLYQRAFKNKNHLIALDNLLAGIAPQIFTDDTTGSSSVDKNDSIMNIYGIAVPEDITAHAPDVVSTKGGASDKKSRIKSSIEKAIEKSSKLHRRCGKCHKVTDHNARSCGRK, from the exons ATGGGTGATGCTCCAAGGATCATAATCACAGACCAAGATTGGGGAATGAGGCTTGCAATTGAGAAGGTATTATCCGATACAAGGCATCGTTTGTGCATGTGGCATATTATGAGCAAGTTGTTCAAGAAAATACCTAAATCTATTTCTAACAGAGAACAGTTTAGTAAGGAGTTTAAGGCTTGTGTTTGGTCAGAATTGTTAGATCCAGAAGAGTTTGACATATTATGGACTGGTATTGTTGAAAAATATGGTATGGAAGATCATAAATGGTTTAAGGACATGTTTGCTGTTAGACATATGTGGATCCCAGCCTACTTTAGAGATGTTCCTATGGGTTCTTTAATGAGAACAACATCTTTTTCAGAATCTGAAAATAGTTTTTTTAAGAGGTACTCGAAACCGTTGTTTAATTTTGCTGACTTCACTCTTCAGTATAACAACGCCATTGATGCTCAAAGGAATCAAACTGAAAGGCTTGACTATTATGATTCTGTAATCTCTCCAAAATATGCCACTGATTTAGCATTTGAGAAGCAATTGGCATCTGTATACACGGATATGATGTTTAGAGTGGTACAAGAATTGATTTCTGAGGCTGATAAGAGTTGTCAGATGATTAGCATGTCCACTTTGGAGAACATCGAGGTCTTTAAAGTTTCTGATGCTAGAAAGAAGACCTTCACAGTTACACATGAGAAAGAGACTGAGTCATTTGATTGTGAGTGTAAACTCTTTGAAAGGTGTGGTTACCTATGCAGCCACCTTTTCTTCGTCCTCAGAAACAAAGATGTCAACAATATTCCAGAGAAGTATGTTGGTAACCGGTGGCTGAAAAGTGATTTATTGAAGGCAGTTCATGGTCTCACGAGTGATGAAAGTGCGTTGGGCAAAG GTTCTAACGAAGATGACAAGCTACAGATTGGGAACAGGTGTCATGGACGTTACTTTGGTCTATATCAACGCgcttttaagaataaaaatcaTCTGATTGCATTGGATAATTTGCTTGCGGGTATTGCTCCTCAAATTTTTACTGATGACACTACTGGATCTTCATCAGTTGATAAAAATGATTCCATCATGAACATATATGGTATTGCTGTACCTGAAGACATAACTGCTCATGCTCCAGATGTGGTTAGTACAAAGGGAGGTGCAAGTGACAAGAAAAGCAGGATTAAGTCGAGCATAGAGAAAGCAATTGAAAAATCAAGTAAACTTCATAGGCGTTGTGGAAAGTGTCATAAAGTGACTGATCATAATGCCAGGAGTTGTGGCAGAAAGTAG